TGAGCGCGTCTTCAAACTGCGCTTTGCCGAAGGCGCGGACATAGCTGTCGGGGTCGTGCTCTTCGGGCAGAAACAGAAAATGCAGCGATTTGCCGTCTTTGAGCTGGGGCAGGGCGTTTTCCAGCGCGCGCCATGCGGCTTTGCGCCCTGCCGCGTCGCCGTCGAAACAAAAATAGATGTCGTCGGTCTGCCGCATGAGGATTTTGACGTGTTCGGCGGTGGTAGCCGTGCCCAGTGCGGCCACGCCGTAGCCGATGCCGAACTGCGACAGGGCGACTACGTCCATATAGCCTTCCACCACCAAAATCCGCCCCGCGTCTTTGATGGCGGCACGCGCTTCGTAAAGGCCGTAGAGGTTTTTGCCTTTGTCAAACAGCGGCGTGTCGGGCGAATTGAGGTATTTGGGCTTGGAGTCGTCGAGCACGCGCCCGCCGAAGCCGATCACCTGCCCGCGTATGTCGCGGATGGGGAACATAATCCGGTGGCGGAAACGGTCGTAATGGCGGTTTTGCTCTTCGTTGTGTATCACCATGCCGCTATCAATGAGCGGGCTGCTCGGATAGGGCCGGAACACCTGCGCGAGCGGCTGCCAGCCCTCGGGCGCGTAGCCCAAGCCGTAGTGCGCGATGATTTCCGCGCTCAGGCCGCGCGTGTTCAGATATTGTTGCGCGGCGGGGGAGGATTTGAGCTGCTGCGCGTAAAAAGAAGCGGCGGCGGCGGTGGTTTCTTCGAGGGTCTGCTGCGTTTTTTTGCGCTGCGCCCGCGCTTCGGGATTGTCGCTGCGGCCGCGCGTTTGCGGCACGACCATGCCGACGCGGTCGGCCAGATACTGCACGGCCTCGGGAAACGACAGCCCCTGATGTTCCATCACAAAGCCCACCGCCGAGCCGTGTGCGCCGCAGCTGAAGCAGTGGTAAAACTGCTTGGTGGGGCTCACCGAAAACGACGGTGTTTTTTCTTTGTGAAACGGGCAGCAGGCCATGTAGTTCGCGCCGCTTTTTTTCAGCGGCACTTGTTGGTCGATAATATCGACAATATCGACTTTGGACAGCAGCTCGTCTATGAAATCGGATGGAATCATGGGGCGGGAATACGGAGGCCGCCCGCTTTGCAGGGGCGGCGTTATTGCAAGGTGCGGCCGGTGTTTTCAGACGGCCTGTTTCATTCTTGTTCTTCGTTGTCGCTGTTTTTGCAGAAGAAATAGGCGTAAACGGAGCGGAAGACGAGCAGGGCGGGCACGGTGGCGATCATGCACAGGAAAAACCGGCCGCCGTCGATGTAATCGAAAACGAACAGGCCGCCGAAAACAAGGCTGGCGGCGAAGGTTACGAGGATGACCATTATGGTGAAGGCGCGGTGGTTCACGGCGTTTTCCTCCGGTTGCGAAATAAGGCAAGGATACTGAAAAAAGGCTGCCGCCGCCATGCGAAAAGGCCGTCTGAAAACGGGTTTGGCTTCATTTGAAGCACCGTTTTAAGACGGCCTTTTGGCTTATTGCGCGGCGGGGGCGGCGTATTCCTCAAAGCCTTCCACTTCGAGGCCGAAGCCGGTGAGGCCATTCATGGAGGAGGGTTTGCCCATCACGCGCATTTTTTTCACACCGAGGCCGGCGAGGATTTGCGCGCCGATGCCGTAGGTTTTCCTGTCCCATTTTTTGATTTGGAAGGCGTTTTTCGGCAGGGTGCGTTCGAGCAGCGACGCGCCGTCTTCGGTGCGGTGCAGCAGGATGGCGACGCCGCTTTCGCACGTTTGCAGGCGTTCGAGCACGGCGGGCAGCGGCCAGGAGTGGCCGGGGGCGGTGTGCAGGAAGTCCATCACGCCGAAGGGTTCGTGCACGCGCACCAGGGTTTCGCGCTCGGGCAGGATGCGGCCTTTGACCAGGGCGAGGTGGGTTTCGCCGGTGAGTTTGTCCACATAAACGTGCTGGCGGAACGCGCCCCAGGGGGTGCGGATTTCGCTGTCGCCCATTTCTTCGAGCAGGCTTTCGGTGCGGCTGCGGTATTCGATGAGGTCGGCGATGGTGCCGATTTTGATGTTGTGTTCGGCGGCGAATTTTTTCAGCTCGGGCATCCGCGCCATGGTGCCGTCGTCGTTGAGGATTTCGCAAATCACGCCGGCGGGGATGAGGCCGCACATCCGGGTGAGGTCGACGGCGGCTTCGGTGTGGCCGGCGCGCACCAGCACGCCGCCTTTTTGCGCGCGCAGCGGGAAGATGTGGCCGGGCTGGACGATGTCTTCGGGGCGCACGGCCGGCGAGACGGCCGTGCGGATGGTGTGGGCGCGGTCGGCGGCGGAAATGCCGGTGGAGATGCCTTGCGCCGCTTCGATGGACACGGTGAAGTTGGTGCCGTATTGCGCGCCGTTTTTCTGCGTCATCTGCGGCAGGTTGAGCCGGTCGACCAGCTCGTCGGCCATCGGCAGGCAGACGAGGCCGCGTGCGTGTTTGATCATAAAGTTGACCGCCTCGGGGGTAACGGACTGGGCGGCCATAATCAGATCGCCTTCGTTTTCGCGGTCTTCGGCGTCGGTGATGATGACCATTTTGCCGGCTTTGATGTCGGCGAGGATTTCGGGAATGGGGGAAACGGCGGCGGTCATGGCGGCTTCTTTCGTGGGTGGGTGCAAAAGCGGCGGATTGTATGCGCGGGGCGGGGGAATGGCAATGAGGCCGTCTGAAAAACAGTTTTCAGACGGCCTTTTGGCGGCATGGAACGCGTGCGTCGCCTTGGGCGGCACGCCCTGCGTATGGTTCATGATGCCGGTGGAAACGGTGGGTCAAGACCCACCCTACGGGCTTTTTGGCCGCATAGGCTGCGTGCGTGGCTGCGCCACACACTCTGCGTTTGGGGCGGCATGGGTCGGATGGTAAGAGGCCGTCTGAAAAACCGGTTTTGGCTGTGCCGAAGCTGCGCTTTCAGACGGCCTCTTGCTTTATTTCTGCGCTTCTTTCAGCTCGCGGCGCAGGATTTTGCCGACATTCGATTTGGGCAGTTCGTCGCGGAATTCGATGTCTTTGGGCACTTTGTAGGCGGTCAGCTCGGTGCGGCAGAAGGCGGTGAGTTCTTCTTTGGTGAGGCTGGGGTCTTTTTTTACGACGAACACTTTGAGGGCTTCGCCGGTTTTGTCGCTGGGCACGCCGATGCAGGCCACTTCCAGCACTTTGTCGTTGTGGGCGATGACTTCTTCGATTTCGTTGGGGTAAACGTTGAAGCCGGATACGACGATGAGGTCTTTTTTGCGGTCGACCAGTTTGAACCAGCCTTTTTCGTCCATGACGGCGATGTCGCCGGTTTCGAGGAAGCCGCGCGGGTCGATGGCTTTGGCGGTTTCTTCGGGTCTGTTCCAATAGCCCTGCATCACCTGCGGGCCTTTCACCCACATTTCGCCCGGCTGCCCCTGCGGCACGGTGTTGCCCTCTGAGTCGCGCAGTTCGATTTCGGTGGAGGGGATGGGCAGGCCGATGCCGCCGCTGTATGTTTCGATGTTCAAGGGGTTGCAGCAGACGCCGGGGCTGGCTTCGGTGAGGCCGTAGGCTTCGACGATGGGGGTGCCGGTGATGCGTTTCCATTTTTCGGCCACGGCCTGCTGGGTGGCCATGCCGCCGCCGAGGGTGAGGCGCAGGTTGTTGAAATCAAGTTCGGCGAAGGCGGGGTTGTTGACGAGGCTGTTGAAGAGGGTGTTCACGCCGACAAAGACGCTGACGCGCTCTTTTTTCATGTCGCCGAGAAAGGCTTTCATGTCGCGTGGGTTGGTGATGAGGACGATTTTGGAACCGGCGTCGGTGAAGATCATTAGGTTTACGGTGAGGGCGAAAATGTGGTAGAGGGGCAGGGCGGCGATGACGGTTTCTTCGCCCTGGCGCAGGCGGTTTTTGATCCATTCGGCCGCCTGCATCATGTTGGCGCAGATGTTGCCATGGCTGAGCACCGCGCCTTTGGCCACGCCGGTGGTGCCGCCGGTGTATTGTAAAAAGGCGGTGTCGGAGCGGGTGAGTTCCACTTTTTGGAAGGGCTGCGCCGCGCCTTGTTTCATGGCCGTCTGAAAGGGGATGGCGTTTTTGATGTGGTAGGCGGGCACCATTTTTTTGATTTTGCGCACCACAAAATTGATGATGCCGCCTTTGATTGCGCCGAACATGTCGCCGACGGAGGCGACGATGACGTGTTTGACTTGGGTGTTCGGCAGCACGGCTTGGAGGGTGGCGGCGAAGTTTTCCAGTACGACGATGACGGACGCGCCGCTGTCTTTGAGCTGGTGTTCGAGTTCGCGCGGGGTGTAGAGCGGGTTGGTGTTGACGACCACCATGCCCGCCTGCAACGCGCCGAACAGGACGACGGGGTATTGCAGCAGGTTGGGCAGCATGATGGCGATGCGCTCGCCGCGCGGCAGTTTGAGCACGTTTTGCAGGTAGGAGGCGAAGTCGGCGATGAGCTTGGCGGTTTCGGCGTAGGTGAGCGTTTTGCCCATGTTTTGAAAGGCGGGCTTGGTGGCGAATTTGGCCGCGCTTTGGGCGAATACGTCGGTGATGGATTTGTAGCGGGTGATGTCGATTTCGGCGTTGATGCCGGGTTCGTAGCTGTTGAGCCAGGGTTTTTCCATGTCGGGTCTTTCTTGGTGTTTTGAAAAACAGGGTTGAGGCCGTCTGAAAACCTTTTTTCAGACGGCCTCACTGTTTATGCCGCCGCCGCGCCGCTTTCGGGTATTTTCAGGCCGAGCAGGCGGATTTGGGCTTTGTTGTCGAGCTCTTTCACGGTGATTTGGAAGCCGTCGATGAGGATGCGGTCGCCCGCCACGGGCATGTCGCCGAAGTGGCGGCGGAAGAGTTCGTCCAGCCGCAGGCCGCGTTCGGCTTCGTCCACCGGCAGGCCGTACACTTCGGCCAGGTCGCCCACTATTGTGTCGGGGTTGAGGTTGAACGCGCCGAAGAAGTTGCGCTCGGCGGTGTCGGCGGCGGCAAACTGCTTGGCGAAGTCGTCGCCGAGTTTTTCGTCGAGGATGTACCACACGATGTCGCCCGCCTGCATCTGGGTGCTGGGCTGCACGTTTACCGTCTGCCCGCCGCGTATCAGCGCGAAGATTTGGCCGTCTGAAAAACGGTCGCGCGTCATCGCCGAAGGATGGCTGCCCGCCGCCTCCGAGCCGTCCTCCACTTTGAACGACTGCAAACTCACCGCCAGCTTGTCGGCCAGCCAGATTTCGCGCTGTGCCAAAGGCTCGGGGCGCGGCGGCAGCACCACTTTGAGCACGCGGGCGAAGAAGGGGATGGTGGTACCCTGGATCAGCAGCGACAGAATCACCACGGCAAAGGCCACGTCGAACAGCATCAGCGCGTCGGGCACGCCTTCCATCAGCGGGGCGATCGCCAGCGTGATCGGCACCGCGCCGCGCAGGCCGACCCAGCTGATGTAGGCCACTTCGCGCGGTTTGTAGCGGAAGAATTTGAGCGAGGTCCACACCGCGATCGGGCGGGCGACGAGTATCAGGAAGGCGGCGATGACCACGGCGTGCAGGCCGTTTTCCAACAGCCGCGCGGGGCTGACCAAAAGGCCGAGCACCAAAAACATCGATGCCTGCGCCAGCCAGGCCAGGCCGTCCATCACGTTTAAAACGTGTTCGGTGGAGCTGTTGCGCGAGTTGCCGATAAACACGCCGGCCAGATACACGGCCAGAAAGCCGCTGCCGCCCAAAAGATTGGCGGTGGCGAATACCAGCAGCCCGCCCGAGGCGATCAGGATGGCATACAGCCCCTCGGCCAGGCGGATGCGTTCGAGCATACGCGCCAAAACCTTGCCCGCCAGATAGCCCAAAAGAAGCCCCAGCCCGAGCTGGCGCGCCAGCAGCGTCAGCATGGAGGAAAACCCCGTTTCGGCGGGGTTCATAATCAGACCGATCAGCGCGCTCACCAGCAGGATGGCCATCGGGTCGTTGCAGCCGCTTTCCAGTTCCAGCGTGGCGAGGATGCGCGAATTGAGGCGCACGCCGCTGCTGCGCATCAGGGAAAACACCGCCGCCGCGTCGGTCGAGCCGACAATCGCCGCCATCAAAAGCCCCATGCGCCAGTCGATATGGAGGAAGAAGGTGGTGAACGCGCCCAGCAGGGCGACGGTGGCAATCACGCCCCAGCTGGCCAGCACGGCGGCCGGTTTGAGCGCGAGGCGGAAGCTGTCGAACTTGGTGCGCAGGCCGCCGTCGAGCAGAATCACCGCCAGCGCAAGCTGGCCGATCATATTGGCGGCGGCGAAATTGTCGAAATGGATGCCGCCCAAACCCTCGTCGCCCGCCAGCATGCCCACGCCGAGGAACACCAACAGCAGCGGCATGCCGAAACGGGTGGACACGCGCGAGGCGACGACGCTGATAAACAGCAAAAGGGCGATGATCAGGAAAAAAGTATTGACGGATGACTCCACGGACGGGCTTTCTGCGGTTGCGGGTTATCGGGCGTGTCGGCAATTAAATTTGCAGCGGATTTCGCGGCAAAAAAACGGGCGGATTCTAGCACATGAATACGCACTATCAGCTATCGAGGCCGTCTGAAAACATCACGGCAGGTGTTTTCAGAAACGTCATCTCCGTGCAGGCGGGGACGGCCTCTGCGTTTATTCGGGGTCGGGATCGTCGCTAAACGCATGGGCGCGGAATATCGGAATGAAGCCGTACAGATAAAGCGCAAACGCCGCCATCGCCAGCGCGGCGGGAACTGTGATTAAAAACAGCGGATGATACGCCGACAGCACGGCGCGGCTGAGCGCGGCGGCGGCCAAACAGGCAAACGCGGCGCGGGCGGAGGCGGGGTAATCGAGGCGGGCAAACCCGCTGTGGCGCAGGCCGGCAGTGAGAAAAACCAGCATGATGGCACCGCACATCGCGCCGAGGGTAATCAGGTGCAGCGGCGCGCCCTGCCCCCTGCCGAGCAGCGTGTTCGCGCCCAGCCACAGATAACCCGCAGCGGCGGCAAGCTGGATGAGGTAGTAAAACGCCACATAATGTTTGCGCAGCAGTTCCCAATGGTGCAGCTCGCGCAGTTTCGCCAAAATCACAAAGCCGACGGCCAAAGCCATAAACCCTACCGCCTCGGGCGGCAGCCGCAACTCGGCGGCGGCATACAGCAGCAGAAACAAGATGGCCATGTTTTTATAGACAAAATTGGGGATGAACACCGGGTCTTTCAGACGGCATGATTTGAGTGCCTCCGCGCCCAAAACCACGCTCACGCGGAAAGACACCAGCATCACGGCGGCGATGTTGAGATGAACCAGCGTGCGCAAAAAACGCCAATCTGCGGTGCAGGCAAAGGTCGTCTGAACGAGGGCAAACAGCAAAAGCAGCAGCAGGATGGCGAACTGATCGGTATTGCGCCCGCGCCATGCCAGCCAAGTGCAGAACGAAAACAGAATTGCCCAAGCCGCCGCCACGGCAAACGCAGCCGCCTGCGGGAAAAACGGCAGTGCAAGGGCGGCAAAGGCCAGCGGCGCGGCGAGCGTGAAAGCGATGGTTTTCAGACGGCCTTTATAGTCTGTCCAGTCTGGAAATGCGGTTAACAAAAAACCGCTGTACGCGCACACCGGCAAAAGCTGCAAAAACACCAAGCGGTGAAACACCACCACATCGCTGCGCAGGAAAAACGCCGCCGCGCCGAATACCACCGCCGCTGCCGCCGCCGTGAAAAACGGGCGCATGGGATGAGTGAAAAATTGACCGGTATTCAATTTAAAACCTTTGCGACATTTCCGGCAAAAGGCCGGTAAAAAATGCCGTCATTCCCGCGCAGGCGGAAATCTTGGCGGACGGCAGGCCATATTTTGCAACACACGCCATCGTTAAAATGCTGACAAGATTCCCGCCTGCGCGGGAATGACGACACTGGGGAAACCCCAAATCTATCAAACTATTCATAATATCGAATCCCGCCAAATTCCCGTGCCACGGCGGCTTCTTCGTAGGCCGAACCGCGCACCGACAGCGGCTCGGGCAGCAGAATGGTTTTTTCCACGCCCATGCCTTTGGGGGCAAGCAGCAGGATTTCGCGGCTCAAACGCGCGGCCTCGAAACGGTCGTGCGTTACCAGCAAACAAGCCCAGCCTTCGCGCTCGATTTTTTCCGCCAGCATGGCCGCCAGAATATCGCGCAAATCCCTGTCCAGCCCCACAAAAGGCTCATCGAGCAAAGCCAAATCGCAGCCGCACAGCATCAGCCGCAAAAACGCCACCCGTTTGGCCATACCGCCTGAGAGTTCGGCCGGATATTTGTGCAGATCGCCCGCCGTGAGGCCGACTTTTTCCGCCAGTGCAACGATTTCACCTTCATTGGCACGCTCCATAAACACTGCGATATTCTGCATCGCCGTGAGGTTGTCCAACAGGCGGTTTTCCTGAAACAGAAAACCCGTTTTGCGGAACGTGTTTTCCAAGCGGCCGGATTTGGGCGTTTCCAGCCCCGCCACCAGCCGCAGCACCGTGGTTTTGCCGCAGCCGCTGGGGCCGAACAGCGTTTTCACTTCGCCCGCAGCGAGCGTGAGCGAAAAATCGCGCACCACCGCGTCGCGCAGAATCTCAAAGCGCAGATGTTCGATTGCCAGCATCAGCGTCTCCACGGCATAAACAGAATTTCCAAAGGCTTGATGATCAGATAGTCGAACAAGGCGACAAACGCAATCACCAGCACCACATAAGCCATCACGGCGGATGTTTCCAGCATCGCCCGCGCATCGGCAATCCGCGCCCCGATGCCCTCGCTTGCGCCCAAAAGCTCGGCCATAATCACCACCTTCACCCCCATCGCCACCGCCACGCCGATGCTCGAAATCAGATAGCCCGTGAGGTGCGGCAGATAGAGATAACGGATTTTTTTCAGACGGCCTAAACGGTAGGCGTCAAACAGCTCTTCGTTTTTCTTGTCCACGCTCGCCATCCCCACCGCCGCGCTTGCAAACGTGAGCGGCGCAACCAGCACAATCACGGCAAACAGCACGCTCGGATTGCCGAAACCGAACCAAAACAAAGCCATCACCACCCAAATAATCGGCGGCATCGCCAGCAGCACCGTCATCAGCGGTTTGAGCAAGGCCATCGCCGTTTTAAACCGCCCAGCCGCCAGCCCCGCCGCCACGCCCGACACCAGCGCAATCCCGATGCCCGCCGCCGCCCGCCACAGCGACACGCCGATTTCGGCGGTTTGAAACTGTTTGAGCAAATCCCAAGCGTGCGCAAACACTTCCGAGGGCGCAGGCAGCATAAACGCGCCGAACACCGCACTGCCCCACGCCCACAATGCCACCGCCGCCATCGCCACGCCCAAGCCCGCAAAGCCGCTCCAAAGGTAGTCGGCAATGTAAAACAACACAGGCTGCGGCTTGCGGATTTTGTCGGTTTTGATCATGGCGGTTTGGTTTTTCGGGATACAGGCCGTCTGAAAGTGCGGCTTTGGCAAAGTCGGAAACAGTTTCAGACGGCCTCTCAGTTTATTCGGACAGGATTCTGTGGACGGCTTTGGCGATAAATGCTTCGTAATCGTTGCATATCAGGCCGATGCCGAAAGACGCGGCAACGGGCGCGGTGCGTAGGGTCAGTCCGTCGTTTTGCGCCAGCTTGAGGTACCGCCGCACATAGTCGTCTTTGTCGGCCGGTGCGTCGGTTTCGGGTAGATCGATAATGTAAAGCAGCGTTTTTGCGGGCGGGTGCACCCATGCCGAGTTGTTGTCGTACGACAGCTTCTGGTATTTGTCCAAATGACGGGCATTGAAGGTTTCCCATTTGCTGAATCCGCCGTTGTTTTTGTAATACGGCAGCCTGGACGGAATGATGAAAATCTGGAAATAGGGAATGCGCCTGCTTTGGATATTGGCGGTTTCGCCAAGCATGTTTTCAAAGTAGTTGTTGGCGTTTTGCGCGTAGTTCTGCATCACGAACTTGACGGCGATGCCTGCCACAGCGCGGTTTTGGCTGTCTGTTACGGTAATATCCACATTTTTGTCGATATACCGCCCTTCGATCTGCCCCTCTTTGCCGTTGCCGTAGCCAAGCGACTGTACGGTGTAATCCGCGCCCAGCCGTGCGGCCAAATCTGCGGCTATCGCGCCGTGCAGGATTTTCAGTTTTTCATTGCTGCGCGAATGGGTTTGCAGGAATTTGACAAACGATGCCTGTAAAACGCCCAGAAAACGATTGTTGTCCATTGCCGTTTCTTTCTCTTGATTTATTTAAAACAATGCGCTCTGCGCTGCGGGTGCGAAAATTGGGAACTCTTTGATTTGTTTGGTGGAAACCGATTTGTAGCCGCCGGAGAAATCTTTACCGGTAAGGCGCACATAGTGAAAGAACTCGGGCGAGGAAAGGGTGTCGGCCAACAGCTGCCAGTCGCTGTGCTCAGACTTGGCGGCAATCAGAATACCCGAATAAACGCAGACTTTCTCCGGCAGCCTGAAAAACCGTATTTGATCGTAAACCAGTGTGCTCAATACGGTTTTTTCTTTGTCTGCGCTTTGGATGCCCTGGCTGCGTCCGAATTCGTACCATGCGGTTCTGTCGTCCAAATCGCGTTTCAACAGTTCTTCTTTATGGCTTGCCAGATAGGTGTAGCCCAAAGGGAAACGTGAAGCCAGCTCGTCTTCGGTGTAGGGCGTCTGCCGTCCGTTTGCGCTTTTGTAATAAGGGAAAACAATCCGCTCGGCTTCGTCGTGCAGGCTGCCTTTGTAGCGCGATCCTTTGACGATTGGGCGCAGGAGGGCGGTTTCGACGATCGCGCCGTTGAAGTCGGATGTGCCGTCGCCCCGGTCTGCCGCGCGGCCGATGAAGATTTTGTCGCGCAGGGTGGCAAAGCCGTATTGGATGTCGAAAAAGTCGCCGAGCCGTGCGTTTTTGCCGTCGGCAAGCCGCTGCAAAAACCGGCTGCTTTCGGGGGCGGACAACGCCCAGCGGGTGCTGTCGAGCGTGGCAAAAGGGATGCGGTTGACGGTTTTCAGACGGCCTGCCTCATACTCGGCGTAATCAAAGCATTCGGCATTTTTCCGTGCGAAGTCCATTATGGTAATCGCGGTGTAGGTGGAAAAGCCCGCGAACACTTTTTCCGCTTTCAGGTCGCACAGCGTTTTCAGGCTGCCCTGTTGCCGCAAAAAGGCGCGGAAACGGCGGTAGGAGGTGTTGTAGAGAAAGCTGTTGGGTGTGATGAAACCGAGTTTGCCGTCGGGTTTGAGCATAGCAAACGCCGTCTCGAAAAACACGGGATACATATCGGTTGTGCCGACGGCAAATTGGAAATGCCGTTTGATAAACCGGCGGGTGTCTTCGGGCAAGTTGTGGACGCGGACATAGGGCGGGTTGCCGATCACCCAGTCAAATGTCTGCGGGTAGTTTGCGTAAAGATGCAGGGTATCGCCGTGCATGATTTGCCATTGCACGCGAACGCTGCCGAGTGTTTCGGAAACTATTTTATCTAATCTCGCCAAGCATTTGTGCCACATGTCTTCGTCGATTTCAATGCCGAAGATATATTTTGACAAGTCGGCGGCGGTTTGCTCCGGCGTCATACGCGCTTCTTTGGCGGCGGCGATATAGCGGCGCACGATTTCGGTTAGAAATGCACCGTCGCCGCAGGAAGGCTCCATGACAAAGCGGCCTAAAACCGCACAGCCCGAGTATCCGCACGCATCCAAAATGGCGCAGACGATGTGATGCGGCGTGAGCACCTGTCCGAGTGTTTTAGCTTTGTCCATATTCTTGCTTTCAGACGGCCACGGCGGCTTTGATGTGCGGGTGCGGGTCGTAGCCGGTGAGTGTGAAGTCGTCAAATGTGAAGGCGGAAATGTCGCGAACGGCGGGATTCAGCGTCATTTTCGGCAGGGTTCGCGGTTCGCGGGTGAGTTGCAGCTTGGCCTGCTCGAAGTGGTTGCGGTAGAGATGGGCGTCGCCGAGGGTGTGGACGAATTCGCCCGCTTGCAGGCCGCATACTTGGGCGGCCATCATGGTTAGGAGGGCGTAGCTGGCGATGTTGAAGGGCACGCCGAGGAAGATGTCGGCGCTGCGCTGGTAGAGCTGGCAGGAAAGTTTGCCGTCGGCCACGTAAAACTGGAACAGGGCGTGGCAGGGGGGCAGCGCCATTTCGTCCACGAGGGCGGGATTCCAGGCGGAAACAATCAGGCGGCGGCTGTCGGGATTGGCTTTAATCTGCGCGATTACGTTGGCGATTTGGTCGATGTGGCGGCCGTCGGGGGCGGGCCAGGAACGCCACTGGTAGCCGTACACGGGGCCGAGTTCGCCATTTTCGTCGGCCCATTCGTCCCAGATGCTTACTTGGTTTTCGTGCAGGTAGCGGATGTTGGTGTCGCCGCGCAGAAACCACAGCAGTTCGTGGATGATGGAGCGCAGGTGGAGCTTTTTGGTGGTTAGGAGCGGGAAGCCGTCCTGCAAATCGAAGCGCATCTGGTGGCCGAACACGGAGCGGGTGCCGGTGCCGGTGCGGTCGGATTTGTCGGTGCCGCTGTCGAGGACGCGGCGCATCAGGTCGAGGTATTGGCGCATGTTTTTCCTGTTTGTGTTGCCTGTGTTGAGGCCGTCTGAAAGGTTTCAGACGGCCTTTTGCGGGGTTTACCAATAGGTAACGAATTGTTCCAAATTGGTGTTTTTTTCTTCTTTCGGGAAGCTGTGCTGCGCGGTGCCGACCATGATGAAGCCGATGATGCGGTCTTTTTCGCCGCAGCCCATTTCTGCGCGCAAGACGGGGCTGCCGCACCACAGGCCGGTGATCCAGACGTTGTCGTAGCCCAGCGCGTTGGCGGCAAGCTGCACGGCGTAGGCGGCTGCACCCGCGCTGAGCAGCTGCTCCCATTCGGGCTTGGGTTTTTCCGCGCCGACGGCAATTTTGGAGATGACGGCGATGGCCATCGGCGCGAAGTCGGCGACTTTTTCCGCTTTTTTCATGC
The window above is part of the Neisseria bacilliformis genome. Proteins encoded here:
- a CDS encoding HsdM family class I SAM-dependent methyltransferase, giving the protein MDKAKTLGQVLTPHHIVCAILDACGYSGCAVLGRFVMEPSCGDGAFLTEIVRRYIAAAKEARMTPEQTAADLSKYIFGIEIDEDMWHKCLARLDKIVSETLGSVRVQWQIMHGDTLHLYANYPQTFDWVIGNPPYVRVHNLPEDTRRFIKRHFQFAVGTTDMYPVFFETAFAMLKPDGKLGFITPNSFLYNTSYRRFRAFLRQQGSLKTLCDLKAEKVFAGFSTYTAITIMDFARKNAECFDYAEYEAGRLKTVNRIPFATLDSTRWALSAPESSRFLQRLADGKNARLGDFFDIQYGFATLRDKIFIGRAADRGDGTSDFNGAIVETALLRPIVKGSRYKGSLHDEAERIVFPYYKSANGRQTPYTEDELASRFPLGYTYLASHKEELLKRDLDDRTAWYEFGRSQGIQSADKEKTVLSTLVYDQIRFFRLPEKVCVYSGILIAAKSEHSDWQLLADTLSSPEFFHYVRLTGKDFSGGYKSVSTKQIKEFPIFAPAAQSALF
- a CDS encoding ABC transporter permease; the encoded protein is MIKTDKIRKPQPVLFYIADYLWSGFAGLGVAMAAVALWAWGSAVFGAFMLPAPSEVFAHAWDLLKQFQTAEIGVSLWRAAAGIGIALVSGVAAGLAAGRFKTAMALLKPLMTVLLAMPPIIWVVMALFWFGFGNPSVLFAVIVLVAPLTFASAAVGMASVDKKNEELFDAYRLGRLKKIRYLYLPHLTGYLISSIGVAVAMGVKVVIMAELLGASEGIGARIADARAMLETSAVMAYVVLVIAFVALFDYLIIKPLEILFMPWRR
- a CDS encoding thymidylate synthase, giving the protein MRQYLDLMRRVLDSGTDKSDRTGTGTRSVFGHQMRFDLQDGFPLLTTKKLHLRSIIHELLWFLRGDTNIRYLHENQVSIWDEWADENGELGPVYGYQWRSWPAPDGRHIDQIANVIAQIKANPDSRRLIVSAWNPALVDEMALPPCHALFQFYVADGKLSCQLYQRSADIFLGVPFNIASYALLTMMAAQVCGLQAGEFVHTLGDAHLYRNHFEQAKLQLTREPRTLPKMTLNPAVRDISAFTFDDFTLTGYDPHPHIKAAVAV
- a CDS encoding nitroreductase family protein, which codes for MDALDLLTTRRSVRELTAPAPDELELETIFQSATQVPDHGGLTPWRFVVIHGDAAKARFRRALEETVVQMKLGDESMKKAEKVADFAPMAIAVISKIAVGAEKPKPEWEQLLSAGAAAYAVQLAANALGYDNVWITGLWCGSPVLRAEMGCGEKDRIIGFIMVGTAQHSFPKEEKNTNLEQFVTYW